The Streptomyces luteogriseus genome includes a window with the following:
- a CDS encoding uracil-DNA glycosylase — MDASGLPLLDRRITDCRACPRLVSWREETARAKRAAFADWTYWARPVPGFGPVDARLLIVGLAPAAHGGNRTGRMFTGDRSGDVLYEALYDVGLASQPTAVHAHDGLELYGVRVTSPVHCAPPANKPTPEERDTCRPWLVQELRLLRPTLRAVVVLGAFGWQAALPAFAEAGWPVPRPRPAFSHGARFRLDGLELYGCYHVSQRNTFTGRLTPTMLRDVLRTAGRAAGLTTGSG, encoded by the coding sequence ATGGACGCCAGCGGCCTGCCCCTCCTCGACCGGCGCATCACGGACTGCCGGGCCTGCCCGCGGCTGGTCTCCTGGCGCGAGGAGACGGCCCGTGCCAAGCGAGCGGCCTTCGCGGACTGGACGTACTGGGCCCGGCCGGTCCCCGGTTTCGGGCCGGTGGACGCCCGGCTGCTGATCGTGGGACTCGCCCCCGCCGCCCACGGCGGCAACCGCACCGGCCGGATGTTCACCGGCGACCGCTCCGGGGACGTCCTCTACGAGGCGCTGTACGACGTGGGCCTCGCCTCCCAGCCGACCGCCGTGCACGCCCATGACGGCCTGGAGCTGTACGGCGTGCGCGTCACCTCGCCCGTGCACTGCGCCCCGCCCGCCAACAAACCCACCCCCGAGGAACGGGACACCTGCCGTCCCTGGCTCGTGCAGGAACTGCGGCTGCTGCGCCCGACCCTGCGGGCCGTGGTCGTGCTCGGCGCCTTCGGATGGCAGGCCGCGCTGCCCGCGTTCGCCGAGGCCGGCTGGCCCGTGCCCCGGCCGCGCCCCGCCTTCTCGCACGGTGCCCGCTTCCGTCTCGACGGCCTGGAGCTCTACGGCTGCTACCACGTCAGCCAGCGCAACACCTTCACCGGACGGCTCACCCCCACCATGCTGCGGGACGTCCTGCGGACGGCCGGGCGGGCGGCGGGCCTGACCACCGGAAGCGGCTAG
- a CDS encoding GntR family transcriptional regulator, with amino-acid sequence MTKIEPLGAVRERVTADLRQEIIAGSLRPGDRLVERELAERFGVSRVPVREAIRALVAEGFVHFETPRRTVVRRLTPTDVKELFELREALEVYAAGLAASRATQEDLAEVQELIDRAAAATEAGDAEAITDVNSRLHDRIVAMAGNSLLTEALEPVAGRLRWMTRRNEEWPQLLVEHRELYEAIASGDPERARAHALTHVRTNYRSTVRHLFGEEAAP; translated from the coding sequence ATGACGAAGATCGAACCCCTCGGAGCGGTACGCGAACGCGTCACGGCCGATCTGCGCCAGGAGATCATCGCGGGCAGCCTCCGTCCGGGAGACCGCCTGGTCGAACGCGAACTGGCGGAGCGTTTCGGTGTGTCGCGCGTGCCGGTCCGGGAGGCGATCCGGGCCCTCGTGGCGGAGGGCTTCGTCCACTTCGAGACACCCCGCCGCACGGTAGTACGCCGCCTCACTCCGACCGACGTCAAGGAACTGTTCGAACTGCGAGAAGCCCTGGAGGTCTACGCCGCCGGACTCGCCGCGTCCCGCGCGACACAGGAGGACCTGGCCGAGGTCCAGGAGCTGATCGACCGTGCCGCCGCCGCCACCGAGGCCGGGGACGCCGAGGCGATCACCGACGTCAACAGCCGGCTGCACGACCGCATCGTGGCGATGGCCGGCAACAGCCTGCTGACCGAGGCCCTGGAACCGGTCGCCGGGCGGCTGCGGTGGATGACCCGGCGCAACGAGGAGTGGCCCCAGCTCCTCGTGGAGCACCGTGAGCTGTACGAGGCGATCGCCTCGGGCGACCCGGAGCGGGCCCGTGCGCACGCGCTGACGCACGTGCGGACCAACTACCGCTCCACGGTGCGCCACCTGTTCGGCGAGGAGGCGGCCCCCTAG
- a CDS encoding NCS1 family nucleobase:cation symporter-1 translates to MSLADRAATTGTPAFVPDPRLTNEDLAPAKKRNWKVFDLFAMWMSDVHNLGNYTFAAGLLFLGMNVWQIFTSLLVGFVIIYIGMNWMGKIGQRHGVPFPVVSRIAFGIWGANIPALIRAVIAIMWYGIQTYLASVAVNVMLLAAWPGLESWTHNSFLGLDALGWVSFIALWLVQAAIISRGMESVRKFQDFCGPAIWLVMIALAVWVLYKAGWTISLTSTPHPVSVGEQWRQWFGAIGLVLATYGTLMLNFCDFSRFAPDYKSVRRGNFWGLPINSTAFVIVSVIVTAGAFEVIGKEITDPAYLVAEIGNTWVLVVGALTFAIATMGVNIVANFVSPAYDLANVWPQKITFRVGGMISTVAALLVTPWNLFSNPTVVNYFLGGLGAFLGPLFGVIMVDYYWVKRGRVNVDELFDASPGARYHYRKGFNPKALWAFLPAAGVAAVLALVKTFSDVAPYSWFIGTALAAGLYAALCRPERATAEV, encoded by the coding sequence GTGTCCCTCGCCGATCGCGCCGCGACCACCGGCACCCCAGCGTTCGTCCCCGATCCCAGACTCACCAACGAAGACCTCGCGCCCGCGAAGAAGCGCAACTGGAAGGTCTTCGACCTCTTCGCGATGTGGATGTCCGACGTCCACAACCTCGGCAACTACACCTTCGCCGCCGGACTGCTCTTCCTCGGCATGAACGTCTGGCAGATCTTCACGTCCCTGCTCGTCGGGTTCGTGATCATCTACATCGGCATGAACTGGATGGGGAAGATCGGCCAGCGCCACGGTGTGCCCTTCCCGGTGGTCAGCCGGATCGCCTTCGGCATCTGGGGCGCCAACATCCCGGCGCTGATCAGGGCCGTGATCGCCATCATGTGGTACGGCATCCAGACCTACCTCGCCTCCGTCGCCGTCAACGTGATGCTGCTGGCGGCCTGGCCCGGCCTGGAGTCGTGGACGCACAACTCGTTCCTTGGCCTGGACGCGCTGGGCTGGGTCTCCTTCATCGCCCTGTGGCTGGTCCAAGCGGCCATCATCAGCCGGGGCATGGAATCGGTCCGCAAGTTCCAGGACTTCTGCGGCCCGGCGATCTGGCTCGTGATGATCGCGCTGGCCGTATGGGTCCTCTACAAGGCCGGCTGGACGATCTCCCTCACCTCCACCCCGCACCCGGTCTCCGTCGGCGAGCAGTGGCGCCAGTGGTTCGGCGCGATCGGCCTGGTCCTCGCCACGTACGGCACCCTGATGCTCAACTTCTGCGACTTCTCGCGCTTCGCCCCCGACTACAAGTCGGTCAGGCGCGGCAACTTCTGGGGCCTGCCCATCAACTCCACGGCCTTCGTGATCGTGTCGGTCATCGTCACCGCCGGCGCCTTCGAGGTCATCGGCAAGGAGATCACCGACCCCGCCTACCTGGTCGCCGAGATCGGCAACACCTGGGTGCTGGTGGTGGGCGCGCTGACCTTCGCCATCGCCACCATGGGCGTCAACATCGTCGCCAACTTCGTCTCACCGGCGTACGACCTGGCCAACGTCTGGCCGCAGAAGATCACCTTCAGGGTCGGCGGGATGATCAGCACCGTCGCGGCGCTGCTCGTGACCCCCTGGAACCTCTTCTCCAACCCGACCGTCGTCAACTACTTCCTCGGCGGCCTCGGCGCCTTCCTCGGCCCGCTGTTCGGCGTGATCATGGTCGACTACTACTGGGTCAAGCGCGGCCGCGTGAACGTGGACGAGCTGTTCGACGCCTCTCCCGGCGCCCGCTACCACTACCGCAAGGGCTTCAACCCCAAGGCGCTGTGGGCGTTCCTGCCGGCGGCCGGGGTCGCGGCGGTGCTCGCACTGGTGAAGACCTTCAGCGACGTCGCCCCGTACTCCTGGTTCATCGGCACGGCGCTCGCCGCCGGCCTGTACGCGGCCCTGTGCCGTCCCGAGCGTGCCACCGCGGAGGTCTGA
- a CDS encoding aspartate/glutamate racemase family protein, with the protein MRIVVTNCNTTQEMTEEIVRGARAAAGPGTTVSGLTPAWGPASAEGWLDSYLSAAAVLDTLRTYDGPPYDAVVMAGFGEHGREGVRELVDAPVVDITEAAAHLACLLGRRYGVVTTLERSRGQIEDSLETAGVARNCAAIVGTGLHVLDLGDEERTETAFLAAAERACAAGAEVLVLGCAGMTGLQRVVGEKLGLPVVDGVAAAVKLAESLVALGLTTSRIGTYAEPLPKRRVWGRPEPR; encoded by the coding sequence GTGCGGATCGTCGTCACCAACTGCAACACCACGCAGGAGATGACCGAGGAGATCGTGCGAGGTGCCCGGGCCGCCGCAGGCCCGGGCACCACCGTCAGCGGACTGACCCCGGCCTGGGGGCCGGCGTCCGCGGAGGGCTGGCTCGACAGCTACCTGTCCGCCGCGGCCGTCCTGGACACGCTGCGGACCTACGACGGACCACCGTACGACGCCGTGGTCATGGCCGGATTCGGGGAGCACGGGAGGGAGGGCGTACGGGAACTGGTCGACGCGCCGGTCGTCGACATCACCGAGGCCGCGGCGCATCTGGCCTGCCTGCTGGGCCGCCGCTACGGCGTGGTGACCACGCTGGAACGCTCGCGCGGCCAGATCGAGGACAGTCTGGAGACGGCCGGCGTGGCGCGGAACTGCGCCGCGATCGTCGGCACGGGCCTGCACGTGCTCGACCTCGGCGACGAGGAACGGACCGAGACGGCGTTCCTGGCCGCCGCCGAACGCGCCTGCGCCGCCGGGGCGGAGGTCCTCGTCCTGGGCTGCGCCGGCATGACCGGGCTGCAACGGGTCGTCGGGGAGAAGCTGGGGCTGCCGGTCGTCGACGGGGTCGCCGCGGCCGTCAAGCTGGCGGAGTCGCTGGTGGCGCTGGGCCTCACGACCAGCAGGATCGGGACCTACGCCGAGCCGCTGCCCAAACGGCGGGTGTGGGGCAGGCCCGAACCGCGGTGA
- a CDS encoding gamma carbonic anhydrase family protein, translated as MLIEHRGRRPVVPESAYVAPTAVLCGAVVLGERSRVLHGAVLTAEDGEVRVGSDVVVMENALVRGRSAHPAVIGDAVLVGPHAHVNGATLEDEVFVATGACVFPGAVAGAGSELRIHSVLHVNSVLPPGTVLPIGWIAAGAPRARLFAPGEHDELWQIQEALDFPGTVYGIPRGTPMREVMARQTRLYGAHHDDVTLDGPA; from the coding sequence ATGCTGATCGAGCACCGCGGGCGGCGTCCCGTCGTCCCCGAGTCCGCGTACGTCGCCCCGACGGCCGTCCTGTGCGGGGCCGTCGTCCTCGGTGAGCGCAGCCGGGTGCTGCACGGCGCCGTGCTCACGGCGGAGGACGGGGAGGTGCGGGTCGGGTCGGACGTCGTCGTCATGGAGAACGCGCTGGTGCGGGGGCGGTCCGCGCACCCCGCCGTGATCGGGGACGCGGTGCTCGTCGGCCCGCACGCCCATGTCAACGGGGCGACTCTGGAGGACGAGGTCTTCGTGGCCACCGGCGCCTGCGTCTTCCCGGGGGCCGTCGCGGGCGCCGGCTCGGAGCTGCGGATCCACAGCGTGCTGCACGTCAACTCCGTGCTGCCGCCCGGCACCGTCCTGCCCATCGGCTGGATCGCGGCGGGCGCGCCCCGGGCCCGGCTCTTCGCTCCCGGGGAGCACGACGAACTCTGGCAGATCCAGGAGGCGCTGGACTTCCCCGGGACGGTGTACGGCATCCCGCGCGGCACGCCGATGCGGGAGGTGATGGCCCGGCAGACACGGCTCTACGGGGCCCATCACGACGACGTCACCCTCGACGGCCCGGCCTGA
- a CDS encoding RidA family protein, translating into MIRRVTVPSLFPPPAYAHASVVEAGTRLAFLAGSVPLDAAGELVGPGDPVRQAEQVIANLEEQLRAVGSGLAHVVATEVYVVSSEPAVLSAVWSVVEASGLSAGPHSSTLIGVACLGYTGQLVEITATAVVPEGPSAEGSSTGGSST; encoded by the coding sequence GTGATCCGCCGCGTCACCGTCCCGAGCCTCTTCCCGCCGCCCGCCTACGCGCACGCCTCCGTTGTCGAAGCGGGCACCAGACTGGCCTTCCTCGCCGGGTCCGTGCCGCTGGACGCCGCCGGCGAGCTGGTCGGTCCCGGGGATCCGGTGCGGCAGGCCGAGCAGGTGATCGCCAACCTGGAGGAGCAGCTGAGGGCCGTGGGGAGCGGTCTGGCCCATGTCGTGGCGACCGAGGTGTACGTCGTGAGCAGTGAGCCCGCCGTGCTGTCCGCCGTCTGGAGTGTGGTGGAGGCGTCCGGTCTCAGTGCGGGCCCGCACTCGTCGACGCTGATCGGCGTGGCGTGTCTCGGGTACACGGGACAACTGGTGGAGATCACGGCGACAGCCGTCGTACCCGAGGGGCCGTCGGCCGAGGGGTCGTCCACCGGAGGGTCGTCCACCTGA
- a CDS encoding nucleotidyltransferase domain-containing protein — protein MPAFLDTVADRLALLPAVEAVTLGGSRAQGAERPDSDWDLAVYYRGAFDPADLRAVGWEGEVCELGAWGGGVFNGGAWLTIEGRSVDVHYRDLDVVEHEVAEAEAGRFRVEPLMFHLAGIPTYLLVAELAINKVLRGELPRPDAYPRALRESAPAHWHGMAAATLAYARAGHAPKNAATQVAGAIALAAAQTAHAVLAGRGEWVTNEKGLVARAGLAEVDAVVRGLTDGPAALARAVTDAETLLAGAVAAVTAG, from the coding sequence GTGCCCGCCTTCCTCGACACCGTCGCAGACCGTCTCGCCCTGCTCCCCGCCGTCGAGGCCGTCACTCTCGGCGGCTCCCGGGCCCAGGGCGCCGAACGGCCCGACAGCGACTGGGACCTGGCGGTCTACTACCGCGGTGCCTTCGACCCGGCCGATCTCCGCGCGGTCGGCTGGGAGGGCGAGGTCTGCGAGCTCGGCGCGTGGGGCGGCGGCGTCTTCAACGGAGGGGCCTGGCTGACGATCGAGGGCCGTAGCGTCGACGTGCACTACCGTGATCTGGACGTCGTCGAGCACGAGGTGGCGGAAGCGGAGGCGGGCCGCTTCCGTGTCGAGCCCCTCATGTTCCACCTGGCGGGCATCCCGACGTACCTGCTCGTCGCAGAACTCGCGATCAACAAGGTGCTGCGGGGTGAACTGCCGCGCCCGGACGCCTATCCGCGGGCCCTGCGCGAGAGCGCCCCGGCGCACTGGCACGGCATGGCCGCGGCCACCCTCGCCTACGCCAGGGCCGGCCACGCCCCGAAGAACGCAGCCACCCAGGTCGCGGGCGCGATCGCCCTCGCCGCGGCACAGACCGCGCACGCGGTGCTGGCGGGGCGCGGGGAATGGGTCACCAACGAGAAGGGGCTGGTGGCGCGGGCAGGCCTGGCGGAAGTGGACGCGGTCGTACGCGGCCTCACGGACGGCCCGGCCGCACTCGCCCGGGCCGTCACCGACGCGGAGACGCTCCTCGCCGGGGCCGTGGCAGCCGTCACCGCCGGGTGA
- a CDS encoding expansin EXLX1 family cellulose-binding protein — protein sequence MASASHRRPLRKRRTALLWAVAVTAVGLLVSLVIVLRPGGEPDTVRTAAGTTAGTSPSASTATRKPTPAPKPSSASPTPRRTPATAVSPTTPSARPSPAATRSPAPRPASGAAPLAGRIKPGATYDGVATHYDAKDGDGACLYGPSPDLMVAAMNHADYETSQACGAYILVRAASGASVTVRITNECPLPCAPGQLDLSKEAFAKLAGLSAGRIPITWSLLSPSTSDTVSVRYKTGSSRHWCGIQALGHRNPLARLEVRTGGGWSRLTRTEYNYFLSPDGTGCGGSLRLTDIYGEQLTVDGIAVRPDTAQPTRVQFTRR from the coding sequence GTGGCATCCGCATCCCACCGTCGTCCCCTCCGCAAGCGACGCACGGCCCTCCTCTGGGCCGTCGCCGTGACAGCGGTGGGACTGCTCGTCTCCCTCGTGATCGTCCTGCGCCCGGGCGGCGAACCGGACACGGTACGGACGGCCGCCGGGACGACGGCCGGCACCAGCCCGAGCGCCTCGACGGCGACACGCAAGCCGACGCCGGCACCGAAGCCCTCCTCGGCGTCCCCGACTCCGAGGCGCACCCCGGCCACCGCGGTCTCCCCGACCACCCCGTCGGCGCGGCCCTCGCCCGCCGCCACCCGGTCGCCCGCGCCGCGCCCGGCGTCCGGCGCGGCTCCCCTGGCGGGCCGGATCAAGCCCGGGGCCACCTACGACGGCGTCGCCACCCACTACGACGCCAAGGACGGTGACGGCGCCTGCCTGTACGGCCCGAGCCCCGACCTCATGGTCGCGGCCATGAACCACGCCGACTACGAGACGTCCCAGGCGTGCGGGGCGTACATCCTGGTCCGCGCGGCGAGCGGCGCCTCCGTCACCGTCCGGATCACCAACGAGTGCCCGCTGCCCTGCGCGCCGGGGCAACTCGACCTCAGCAAGGAGGCCTTCGCGAAACTCGCGGGCCTCTCCGCGGGGCGGATACCGATCACCTGGAGCCTGCTGAGCCCGAGCACGTCCGACACGGTCTCGGTCCGCTACAAGACCGGCTCCAGCCGCCACTGGTGCGGCATCCAGGCGCTCGGCCACCGCAACCCGCTGGCCCGGCTGGAGGTCAGGACGGGCGGCGGCTGGAGCCGGCTGACGCGTACCGAGTACAACTACTTCCTCTCCCCCGACGGCACCGGCTGCGGCGGCTCCCTCCGGCTCACCGACATCTACGGCGAACAGCTCACCGTCGACGGCATCGCCGTCCGTCCGGACACCGCCCAGCCGACCCGCGTCCAGTTCACCCGGCGGTGA
- a CDS encoding FUSC family protein, with amino-acid sequence MSRRIAPHLPPWLAHALHAQRGPVPWSAVTRGALSAGPLLLVAVQTGHTSLGVVAAIAAMLAGINDRPGSRRVSVKRIGVPALGGAVGLVVGTYTGQGTGAVVLTVVLTAVGLVAGGMSAVGPVASAVGTQLLVGAAIGAGMPLPEPGWERALAYLAGAGWLLVLRLVLPTPGALAGDFRFDGEREAVAGVYEAVAELLDAVGGPDAIRRRAALTAALDHAQDALAGPRLRRYASSSTERRLHAQYAAALPLAEAATALAWAEEAVAERASEGPRRLAAAVRGNTLTGPLPAPSRSAPALRALDDALLHAAEVFDQGRGGDLHTRPRGAGDRLRAAFGTAGREYGLRVALCFGASSAVAQALHQSQWYGQHEHWYWLPATAVFLVKPDLGPLVSRVLNRAAGTVLGALLFAGLAAVLPRPEGLIALVALSGALIPVATRHFAAQTAVATVLVLALVMVGGEPQASAGRIGETLLACAIVLITGHLPMPGQRGGTVRARLAAAGDAAYAYLTHVLDEADAPRIGTAGTPSGHRATRWTLRREAYRTLAEARSAISLAAHELPALARHTEGADEVADLLERLVDTTTACAVHLDDTGRIGPRHQERLTAVLAELAGRGERVGLRPPRTPLAG; translated from the coding sequence GTGTCCCGCCGCATCGCCCCCCACCTTCCGCCCTGGCTCGCGCACGCCCTGCACGCCCAGCGGGGACCGGTGCCCTGGAGCGCGGTGACGCGGGGGGCCCTGTCCGCCGGGCCCTTGCTGCTCGTGGCCGTACAGACCGGTCACACCTCCCTCGGCGTCGTCGCCGCCATCGCCGCCATGCTGGCCGGGATCAACGACCGACCCGGGAGCCGGCGCGTCTCCGTCAAGCGGATCGGGGTGCCCGCCCTGGGCGGTGCGGTGGGACTCGTGGTCGGTACGTACACCGGGCAGGGGACCGGGGCGGTCGTGCTCACGGTGGTGCTCACGGCCGTCGGGCTCGTCGCCGGGGGGATGAGCGCCGTCGGGCCCGTCGCGTCCGCCGTCGGCACGCAGCTGCTCGTCGGCGCGGCGATCGGCGCCGGGATGCCCCTGCCGGAACCGGGATGGGAGCGGGCGCTCGCCTATCTCGCCGGAGCGGGCTGGCTGCTCGTGCTGCGGCTCGTCCTGCCCACGCCCGGCGCCCTCGCCGGTGACTTCCGGTTCGACGGGGAACGGGAGGCCGTGGCCGGTGTCTACGAGGCCGTCGCCGAGCTGCTCGACGCCGTCGGCGGGCCGGACGCCATCCGCCGCCGGGCCGCGCTGACCGCCGCCCTCGACCACGCCCAGGACGCCCTCGCCGGGCCCCGGCTGCGGAGGTACGCCTCCTCCTCCACCGAGCGGCGGCTGCACGCGCAGTACGCCGCGGCCCTGCCCCTCGCCGAAGCCGCCACCGCCCTCGCCTGGGCCGAGGAGGCCGTCGCCGAGCGGGCCTCCGAAGGACCCCGGCGGCTCGCCGCGGCCGTACGAGGCAACACCCTCACCGGGCCGCTGCCCGCACCGTCCCGTTCGGCGCCGGCCCTGCGCGCCCTCGACGACGCCCTCCTGCACGCCGCCGAGGTGTTCGACCAGGGCCGGGGCGGCGATCTGCACACCCGGCCGCGCGGTGCCGGGGACCGGCTGCGCGCCGCCTTCGGCACCGCCGGACGCGAGTACGGGCTCCGCGTCGCCCTCTGCTTCGGCGCGAGCTCGGCGGTCGCCCAGGCCCTGCACCAGAGCCAGTGGTACGGGCAGCACGAGCACTGGTACTGGCTGCCCGCCACCGCCGTGTTCCTGGTCAAGCCCGACCTCGGACCGCTCGTCTCGCGCGTGCTGAACCGGGCCGCCGGAACCGTCCTCGGGGCGCTGCTCTTCGCCGGGCTCGCCGCCGTCCTGCCCCGACCGGAAGGCCTCATCGCGCTCGTCGCCCTCAGCGGGGCGCTCATCCCCGTCGCCACCCGGCACTTCGCCGCCCAGACCGCCGTCGCCACCGTCCTCGTCCTGGCGCTCGTCATGGTCGGCGGCGAACCCCAGGCCTCCGCTGGGCGGATCGGCGAGACGCTGCTGGCCTGCGCGATCGTGCTGATCACCGGGCACCTGCCGATGCCCGGACAGCGCGGCGGGACAGTGCGCGCCCGGCTCGCGGCGGCGGGCGACGCCGCGTACGCCTACCTCACGCACGTGCTCGACGAGGCCGACGCCCCGCGCATCGGGACCGCCGGCACCCCTTCCGGCCACCGCGCCACCCGCTGGACCCTGCGCCGCGAGGCCTACCGCACCCTGGCCGAGGCCCGCTCGGCGATCTCCCTCGCCGCGCACGAACTGCCCGCCCTCGCCCGGCACACCGAGGGCGCGGACGAGGTGGCCGACCTCCTCGAACGCCTCGTCGACACGACGACCGCGTGCGCCGTGCACCTCGACGACACCGGCCGGATCGGGCCCCGCCACCAGGAACGCCTCACGGCCGTCCTCGCCGAACTCGCCGGACGGGGAGAACGGGTGGGACTCCGGCCGCCCCGGACACCCCTCGCCGGCTAG
- a CDS encoding endonuclease/exonuclease/phosphatase family protein, whose amino-acid sequence MLLGTWNLENLYRPGGPYGPHDEAGYGAKLAALAAAITELDPTLLGVQEVGDPEALKDLAGMLDDDWHVALSEHADSRGIRVGFLSRTPMTVVADTRAFPADLRPVQADDSGLTAGQAGRGVLAVEVEGGDGPLRVAVCHLKSKLLSYPDGRFQPRDEGERARYGAYALYRRAAEATALRALADELLAGDGRARDVAVLGDLNDEVQAATTQILLGPPGSEIGTPGYDRPDRGDATRLWDVAPLIPPGQRWSRVNSGRRELIDHVLLSHRLVHRAIQAGTGLPGEGPPGLPSVGPDPSERRGEPGSDHAPVWVRVDG is encoded by the coding sequence ATGCTCCTCGGCACCTGGAACCTGGAGAATCTCTACCGGCCCGGAGGCCCGTACGGCCCGCACGACGAGGCCGGGTACGGGGCGAAGCTCGCCGCGCTCGCCGCCGCGATCACCGAACTCGATCCGACCCTGCTCGGGGTGCAGGAGGTGGGCGACCCGGAGGCCTTGAAGGACCTGGCCGGGATGCTCGACGACGACTGGCACGTCGCCCTGTCGGAGCATGCGGACAGCCGGGGCATACGGGTCGGGTTCCTCAGCCGTACGCCCATGACCGTGGTGGCCGACACGCGGGCGTTCCCGGCGGACTTGCGTCCCGTCCAGGCGGACGATTCGGGGCTGACGGCGGGACAGGCGGGGCGGGGCGTCCTGGCCGTGGAGGTCGAGGGCGGGGACGGGCCGCTGCGGGTGGCGGTCTGTCATCTGAAGTCGAAGCTGCTGTCGTATCCGGACGGGCGGTTCCAGCCGCGCGACGAGGGCGAACGGGCCCGCTACGGCGCCTACGCCCTGTACCGCCGGGCGGCCGAGGCGACGGCACTGCGCGCGCTCGCGGACGAACTGCTGGCCGGTGACGGGCGGGCGCGGGACGTCGCCGTCCTGGGCGACCTGAACGACGAGGTGCAGGCGGCGACCACGCAGATCCTGCTCGGCCCGCCCGGCTCGGAGATCGGCACCCCGGGGTACGACCGGCCCGACCGGGGCGATGCGACGCGGCTGTGGGACGTGGCCCCGCTCATCCCGCCCGGGCAGCGCTGGTCCCGGGTGAACTCCGGGCGGCGCGAGCTGATCGACCATGTGCTGCTGAGCCACCGCCTGGTGCACCGGGCGATCCAGGCGGGCACGGGCCTTCCCGGCGAGGGCCCGCCCGGCCTGCCGTCGGTCGGTCCGGACCCCTCGGAGCGTCGGGGCGAACCCGGCTCGGACCACGCTCCGGTGTGGGTGCGGGTCGACGGCTGA
- a CDS encoding amidohydrolase — protein sequence MTPSAADSPVDLIISACTVLVHDDQERIGFAEDAAIVVRGGIVEAVTTTAEAAELPAAERIDARGQAALPGLINCHTHAPMVALRGLAEDLPTEEWFNDVVWPVESNLTERDVELGARLACAEMIRAGVTCFADHYFAMDAVARVVADCGMRALLGEAFFSSQGPEGLERSLEFALRQRGAAGGRITTALAPHAPYTVEDTDLATTAELARTHGLTVHLHAAENRDQTETSLARHGATPIEVLERTTLLHTDLLLAHGTGIVDSDLPLLERADGRTAVATAPRGYLKFAWPDTTPVRALRDIGVDVGLATDGAASNNSLDVWESMALTSLVQKSSQGDPRRLTSRQALHHATLQSARAVGLGDSTGSIAPGRRADIVLVDLTGPHTRPVHDLAATLVHSARSSDVRTTIVDGRTLMRDRELLTIDVPEVARELEDRLPALVDRSHGRRIQRYDT from the coding sequence ATGACGCCTTCTGCCGCGGACAGTCCCGTCGACCTCATCATCAGCGCATGTACCGTCCTCGTGCACGACGATCAAGAGCGCATCGGGTTCGCGGAGGACGCCGCGATCGTCGTACGGGGCGGGATCGTCGAGGCGGTCACGACCACGGCGGAAGCCGCGGAGCTGCCCGCTGCCGAGCGGATCGACGCCCGTGGCCAGGCCGCCCTGCCCGGCCTGATCAACTGTCACACGCACGCGCCGATGGTCGCGCTGCGCGGCCTCGCCGAGGACCTTCCCACCGAGGAGTGGTTCAACGACGTCGTCTGGCCCGTCGAGTCCAACCTCACGGAGCGGGACGTCGAGCTGGGGGCGCGGCTCGCCTGCGCCGAGATGATCCGCGCGGGCGTCACCTGCTTCGCCGACCACTACTTCGCCATGGACGCGGTGGCGCGAGTGGTCGCGGACTGCGGTATGCGGGCGCTGCTCGGGGAGGCCTTCTTCTCCTCGCAGGGCCCCGAAGGCCTGGAGCGGTCACTGGAGTTCGCGCTGCGGCAGCGCGGAGCGGCCGGCGGCCGGATCACCACCGCGCTCGCACCCCACGCCCCCTACACGGTCGAGGACACCGACCTCGCCACCACCGCCGAGCTCGCCCGCACGCACGGCCTGACCGTGCACCTGCACGCCGCCGAGAATCGCGACCAGACCGAGACCAGCCTGGCCCGCCACGGCGCCACCCCGATCGAGGTCCTGGAGCGCACCACCCTCCTCCACACGGACCTGCTCCTCGCCCACGGCACCGGCATCGTCGACAGCGACCTCCCCCTCCTGGAGCGGGCCGACGGCCGTACGGCCGTCGCCACCGCGCCCCGCGGTTACCTCAAGTTCGCCTGGCCCGACACCACGCCGGTCCGCGCCCTGCGCGACATCGGTGTCGACGTCGGCCTCGCCACCGACGGCGCCGCCTCCAACAACTCCCTCGACGTGTGGGAGTCCATGGCCCTCACCTCGCTGGTCCAGAAGTCGTCCCAGGGTGATCCCCGGCGGCTGACCTCCCGCCAGGCCCTGCACCACGCCACCCTGCAGAGCGCGCGTGCCGTGGGTCTCGGTGACAGCACCGGCAGCATCGCGCCCGGCCGGCGGGCCGACATCGTCCTGGTCGACCTGACCGGGCCGCACACCCGGCCCGTCCACGACCTCGCCGCCACCCTCGTGCACAGTGCCCGTTCCTCCGACGTCCGCACCACGATCGTCGACGGGCGGACCCTGATGCGCGACCGGGAGCTGCTGACGATCGACGTGCCGGAGGTGGCACGGGAACTGGAGGATCGCCTGCCCGCGCTCGTCGACCGCAGCCACGGCCGCCGCATCCAGCGGTACGACACCTGA